Genomic DNA from Sporosarcina sp. ANT_H38:
AACTCTATCCAAGTCAATATGCATAGACCTAAACACTTGAAAAGCGTAAAATAAAAAAACACTTTCTAAGCAGTAACTTAGAGAGTGAGCGATACAATGGGAGAACCCGAGTTGAAAGGTCATTTTTAGTGTTCGCCAGATAGCCATTTTAGAGAAATATTATATTTCATCAATCATGCCTTTACTGACTGTTTTTCGCTATTACTACTTAACTTCAGTCGTTTTTTCTTTCTCTTCTAAATCTGTCGGCTTAACGGGCATCTCAGCCAGATTAACAAACACGAACATTACTACAAATGCAATTCCTAAATATTTCAACCGTTTTTTACGTAACGCCTTGTCCTTTTTCACTACGGCAATTATGGTGTGTACGATAAAGTAAAAAACTGTAAACACCGATAATGAAGTGATAAGTGAAAGTATACTACCCAAATTGTCGCCTCCTACTATTAGATATTAATTATATGCTACGATAAAGTCTTTTAATTAGCTATAAGAAATGTAGAATAAAATAGCCACCCGCTTAATTAGGCAAATGCCACTCCCTCATAACTCAAGAAATTTGTATAGCTCGGATTCACTCTGATAAGTACAGACTTATAGAGAAAAGGGGAGTATAGAGATTACCAGGTGCTCTTTATCGTGTTATTTTATTGTAAGTTAGGAGTGGCGTTTGATAAAAACTTATCTAATTTAAGTATAACCATTTAATAGTTAGGCGATTTCTTTTGAAAATTAATTTTCTACTTTTATTTTTTACTCGCCTGATATAAGCGTTCTAAACATTTTCGTGTCCCTAAGGTACTTAATTTCCTCTATTTCATCGGGACGAAGAATCGCAATACCTGTAATTTCTGCATCAACTTTTGCTTTTTAGGTTTTTTCATACTCAATATAAATAATTTGAATAATCGTATAAATGGTAAAGTCAAGTTCAACTAAAAATAAGAGGGTAGAATTGTTGAGGAATGGAATTATGCTTTAGGCATTACTCAGAATATCAATTTTGATTAAATGGAATTTATAGGTAGGGAGTGAACATTTATGAACAAAACAGCTGTTTTATTATATCCACAATTCAGCGAGTATGAGCTAAGTGTAGCATTATCCATTTTAATGCAAGGGGGGAAATCAAGTATAACAGTCGGCTTAAACAATCAACCGATTAAAGGTGAGTCAGGGTTATCTTGTATAGCTGACGCGACTGTTGATGAAATTAACTTTGAAGAAATAGATAGCCTCTTATTACCAGGGTGCATGGATATTATGTCGCTAATTGACGAAGATAGATTAACGGCTTTTATTCAACGCGTAACTACCAAAGAAACCGTGATTGCAAGCATTTCCAGTTCTCCATATTTATTAGCAAAAGCAGGGGTTTTAGGAGATACAAAATTTACTGTCGGGATGACGAAAGAAAATATGGAAAAGTCGGGTGTATTTGAAAAAAAGAAATTTTCAGAAGAGATAGTAGTTCAAGATGGAAATATAATCACACCAAGAGGTAGAGGATTTATTAGATTTGGAATTTGTTTTGGGAAAGCGTTAAACCTTGAATTTGACGAAAGATGGTATCAAGAATAATTTAGTAAACTATCGGATTGAGGGAAATGAAAGGCGACCATCTCTATAAAAGAGTGGTCGCCATTTTTGCGCTTATTTCTTACAAGATAAGAAAGTATAAGTTTTCAAACGTGGAACAGTGTCTAGCTCCAGCCCCCACTCACTCGAATCATAAGCAGTCCGGACAGTTCACCGGTCCGTTGCCATTTGGAGGGATTGAATTATCCTGTTTTCCGAATGTCGATTATATATTACAGTGTTACATGCTTCGGCTTCTTCCAAAACAGTGCAATAATCGTACCGATTGCTAATACGATTGCGGCGAAATAGTATGGGTAGTTTAAGTCGATGTCGAACAACACACCACCGATGATTGGGCCAAAAATGTTACCAATACTTGTGAAGGTTGAGTTCATGCCGCCGATAAAACCTTGTTCATTGCCCGCAATTTTAGATAAATACGATGTAATGGCTGGTCGAATCAAATCAAATCCAACAAAAAGGAAGAATGTTGTCAGTAAAATTGCAAAGTATGAGCTCACGAAGGTCATCAATAATACGAGAATAGCTGATAGGGCTAAGCTATAGCGAATAAGATTGATTTCTCCTATGCTTTTGGATAGCCGGTCGAAAAGCAAAATTTGTGCAAGAGCACCGACAATTCCGCTGCCTGTTATGACGATGGCGATATCTTTTGGCGTGAAGCCGAATTTATGATCGACGAATAAGCTAAAGAATGATTCAAACGCTGCGAGTCCAAATGACAACACGAAAATTAATATAAACGCAATGGCATACATCGGTATGAAAAGACGACGAAACCCTGTTTTTTGTCCTGGGGTAGGCGCATCTTCAGTCTTGCGTTCAGGTTCTGTTAATAGAATTAGTGAAAGAATCGCAGCAAGCGCTCCGAGTACACCCGCTGAATAAAAGGGTACTCGTGTGCCAATTTCAGCTAAAAATCCACCGATCCCAGGTCCGATAATAAAGCCTGTGCTTATAGCGGCTGACATATAGCCAATTGCCTTTGGTCTTGTGGCATTCGTTGTAATATCAGCGATAAATGCTGTTACAGCAGGCATAATGAATGCGGCACTGACCCCGCCGAGCATGCGTGAGATAAATAAAACTTCAACTGATTTACCAAATCCGAACAAAAACTCTGAGAAACCGAATACAAATAGGCCGACCACAATCATAATTTTACGACCGTATTTGTCAGCCCATCGCCCGGCAAATGGTGAGACGATAAGTTGTGTAATTGCAAATGCCGCCATCATATACCCAACGACCGTACCGTTAATGCTAAGCTCATTCATAATTGTAGGTAGGACGGGAATAACAAGCCCGATACCAAGAAAGGCGATAAATAAATTCAGTAATAAGATGGCTAATGTGACTTTTTGATTTTTCATAAACAAAACTCCTCTAAAATAAGTTGCTTGTTCTTTTTTAGTGAGGTTGATACTCGCTTTCTCAAATTCACAAAGAACAATTGATACAATAAATGATAAGTTCATAACTCCGCATTGCTACATCATTTTCAGTATGTCCTGGTTTATTAATATAAGTATCATGTGACACCTTAAAACATGAGAGAAAATATTTTCTGGCAAGGATAAGAAACAATGTATGCATATTTTCTCGAATTGATAGCTGCTAAATATAGTATGTAAACTTGCGTAGGCGCCTTACCGGCATTACTTAAGCACTGAAGCTGTATGTAATGGAATCATTTAACTATATAGATATATGATACGTCATTAAGGAGGAATTTACTATATTTCAATTAGAAAAGAATAGCCATTGATTCGATTTAACGGTTGGCTGTTCTTACATTAATAGATCTTTTTTTCATCCGGTAGCCATACCGGAATGCTTACAAAACTTAATTCCTGTAAATATCCTACTTTAAATTTGGCTAATGAAGAACATAATAAACACTTATGAACTCAACGTTTGTACGATACTTCATAATGCTGTATGATACAATTTAGTACGTCCAAATGACAAGAAGCATTTAGGGCTCTCTTGAAGATGGACGAGAATTAATTAAAAACGGAGAAGGGGGCGTTGAGCCCTCTTTTTGCTGTTAAGGAAGGAAGTGACGGTATGAGGGGTATGTATATCCACATTCCGTTTTGTCATCAAATTTGTCATTACTGTGATTTCAATAAAGTATTTTTCAAAAATCAACCTGTCGATGAATATATCGAATCAATGGGACAGGAACTGGCTATCATGCGGCAGGAAGGTATTTCATTCAAAGAGGTTGAAACGGTTTTCTTAGGAGGCGGTACACCAACTTCGCTGTCTGAAAAACAACTTGAACGGCTACTTGAGATTATCCATGAATACGTGGATGTCAGTTCTTTGAAAGAGTTTTCGACGGAAGCAAATCCGGACGAGCTGACTTATGGCAAATTGACCGTCCTGAAAAATGGCGGCGTGAACAGATTAAGTATCGGTGTTCAGTCATTCGATGCGGATTTATTATCAAAAATAGGCAGAACGCACAGTCCTGATGACGCTGCACGTGTCGTTGGTGAAGCTAGAAGGGCAGGATTCGACAACATCAGCATCGATCTAATTTACGGGCTGCCGGGACAAACAATCGCGCAATGGCAAGATACACTGGATAAAGCGCTTGCCCTCGATCTTCCCCATTACTCTGGGTACTCGCTTATTGTTGAGCCGAAAACAGTCTTTTATAATTTAATGAATAAAGGCAAATTGCCGCTCCCAGGAGAAGACATTGAAACAGAAATGTTTACAATGTTAATTGAGCAGATGGAAAGTAAAGGACGGAAGCGTTACGAAATTAGTAATTTTGCAACTCCTGGTCATGAATCAATCCATAATCTCATCTATTGGGAAAATGCAACATACGCTGGTGTCGGTGCAGGTGCACATGGATATGTTAATGGCACCCGGTATTCGAATATTGGGCCGATTGCGAAATATATGGAGAAGACGGCGGTTGGCGAAAGACCAGTCCAGCAGACGCATATAGTTACTGAAATCGAAGCGATGGAAGAAGAAATGTTTCTTGGACTTCGTAAATCAAATGGCGTATCTATCTCTCTGTTCCAAGAAAAGTTTGGAAAGTCGCTTGAAGATGTCTACGGGGAAACATTGCAATCGCTTATTAAAGAAGGACTTGTCGAGCGATTGGATGATGCTGTCAAATTGACGCACCGTGGTGTTTATCGAGGAAACGATGTATTCCAGCAATTTCTTAAATAATCCAGAGTCAATTCGTTGACACTTCGATCTGTATTTGTTAAATTATCAGTAGTATTAGCACTCAGCATTACAGAGTGCTAACAGGAGTGATGACTATGTTGACGAACAGACAATTGCTTATATTGCAACTGACGGTTGACGATTTCATCGAATCCGCACAACCTGTCGGATCG
This window encodes:
- a CDS encoding DJ-1/PfpI family protein, giving the protein MNKTAVLLYPQFSEYELSVALSILMQGGKSSITVGLNNQPIKGESGLSCIADATVDEINFEEIDSLLLPGCMDIMSLIDEDRLTAFIQRVTTKETVIASISSSPYLLAKAGVLGDTKFTVGMTKENMEKSGVFEKKKFSEEIVVQDGNIITPRGRGFIRFGICFGKALNLEFDERWYQE
- the norA gene encoding multidrug efflux MFS transporter NorA — protein: MNLSFIVSIVLCEFEKASINLTKKEQATYFRGVLFMKNQKVTLAILLLNLFIAFLGIGLVIPVLPTIMNELSINGTVVGYMMAAFAITQLIVSPFAGRWADKYGRKIMIVVGLFVFGFSEFLFGFGKSVEVLFISRMLGGVSAAFIMPAVTAFIADITTNATRPKAIGYMSAAISTGFIIGPGIGGFLAEIGTRVPFYSAGVLGALAAILSLILLTEPERKTEDAPTPGQKTGFRRLFIPMYAIAFILIFVLSFGLAAFESFFSLFVDHKFGFTPKDIAIVITGSGIVGALAQILLFDRLSKSIGEINLIRYSLALSAILVLLMTFVSSYFAILLTTFFLFVGFDLIRPAITSYLSKIAGNEQGFIGGMNSTFTSIGNIFGPIIGGVLFDIDLNYPYYFAAIVLAIGTIIALFWKKPKHVTL
- the hemW gene encoding radical SAM family heme chaperone HemW, with amino-acid sequence MRGMYIHIPFCHQICHYCDFNKVFFKNQPVDEYIESMGQELAIMRQEGISFKEVETVFLGGGTPTSLSEKQLERLLEIIHEYVDVSSLKEFSTEANPDELTYGKLTVLKNGGVNRLSIGVQSFDADLLSKIGRTHSPDDAARVVGEARRAGFDNISIDLIYGLPGQTIAQWQDTLDKALALDLPHYSGYSLIVEPKTVFYNLMNKGKLPLPGEDIETEMFTMLIEQMESKGRKRYEISNFATPGHESIHNLIYWENATYAGVGAGAHGYVNGTRYSNIGPIAKYMEKTAVGERPVQQTHIVTEIEAMEEEMFLGLRKSNGVSISLFQEKFGKSLEDVYGETLQSLIKEGLVERLDDAVKLTHRGVYRGNDVFQQFLK